The Paraburkholderia sp. SOS3 genome includes a region encoding these proteins:
- a CDS encoding ABC transporter substrate-binding protein, with product MKKFPMLALSALLCAAFSTGAYAAGGEIAVIVKTVNSNYWQNVQKGANAALAKEKGYTMTFQGPAAESDITDEVNMVVNAVNRHVAGIVLAPSDPDALVPAIKQAWNAHIPVVLIDSAISASGKPYYQSFLSTDNEKAGELCAQALIDRVGQTGKIAIMSYVPGAGSEVSRVGGFRKYIASHSKLQIVGPYYSQSQMAMALNQTTDVLSANPDLKGIFGANEPTAVGVGRALKQSGKAGKLVAIGFDGNEDLQGFVRDGTVQAIAVQGSWQMGHKGIETVVGVIEHKPVPKQIDTGVVMVDKQNLDSQQAKNVLY from the coding sequence ATGAAGAAATTCCCGATGCTGGCACTTTCCGCACTGCTGTGCGCGGCGTTCAGTACAGGCGCGTACGCGGCCGGCGGCGAGATCGCCGTGATCGTCAAGACGGTCAATTCGAACTACTGGCAAAACGTGCAGAAAGGCGCGAACGCAGCGCTTGCGAAGGAGAAGGGCTACACGATGACGTTTCAGGGCCCCGCTGCCGAATCGGATATCACCGACGAGGTCAATATGGTCGTGAACGCGGTCAATCGCCATGTCGCCGGCATCGTGCTCGCGCCGTCCGATCCTGATGCGCTCGTGCCCGCGATCAAGCAGGCGTGGAACGCACATATCCCGGTCGTGCTTATCGATTCCGCTATCTCCGCTTCGGGCAAGCCGTATTACCAGTCGTTCCTGTCGACCGACAACGAGAAGGCCGGCGAGCTCTGCGCGCAGGCGCTGATCGATCGCGTCGGACAGACCGGCAAGATCGCGATCATGTCGTACGTGCCGGGCGCCGGCTCCGAAGTGAGCCGCGTCGGCGGCTTCCGCAAGTACATTGCCAGCCATTCGAAACTGCAGATCGTCGGACCGTACTACTCGCAATCGCAGATGGCGATGGCCTTGAATCAGACGACCGACGTGCTGTCTGCCAATCCCGACCTCAAGGGCATTTTCGGCGCGAACGAACCGACCGCCGTCGGCGTGGGCCGCGCGCTCAAACAGTCGGGCAAGGCCGGCAAGCTCGTCGCAATCGGTTTCGACGGCAACGAAGATCTGCAAGGCTTCGTGCGCGACGGCACGGTGCAGGCGATTGCGGTGCAGGGCTCGTGGCAGATGGGACACAAGGGCATCGAGACCGTCGTCGGCGTGATCGAACACAAGCCCGTGCCGAAGCAGATCGATACGGGCGTGGTGATGGTCGACAAGCAGAACCTCGATTCGCAGCAGGCAAAGAACGTCCTCTACTGA
- a CDS encoding sugar kinase, whose product MVKATHKQQPEIVAFGEAMVEFSQRCAGGTDYLQGYGGDTSNFCIAAARQGANTGFISAVGGDRFGRLLLELWQQENVDTSAVRIDESAHTGVYFVSHGPDGHHFEYLRAGSAASRYAAHDLPLDMLADAKVLHLSGVSLAIGTAACDAAFDAMAHARKHGVQVSFDTNLRLKLWPLARARATMLDVIGQTDICLPSWDDVTALTGLANRDAIVDFLLARGPRIVALKLGSEGAYVATPNHRQRVPAHPVSAIDATGAGDCFGGAFVARLCAGDDPFSAARYANVAAALSTLGFGAVAPIPTRAVVERMLGETSAAGIGSHA is encoded by the coding sequence ATGGTAAAGGCAACGCATAAACAGCAGCCCGAGATCGTGGCATTCGGCGAAGCGATGGTCGAGTTCAGCCAGCGATGCGCGGGCGGCACGGACTATCTTCAGGGCTACGGCGGCGACACGTCGAATTTCTGTATCGCCGCCGCGCGCCAGGGTGCGAACACCGGCTTTATCTCCGCAGTGGGCGGCGACCGCTTCGGGCGCCTTCTGCTCGAGCTCTGGCAACAGGAGAACGTCGATACCTCCGCGGTGCGGATCGACGAATCGGCGCACACGGGCGTGTATTTCGTTTCGCACGGACCGGACGGACATCACTTCGAGTATTTGCGCGCCGGTTCCGCCGCGAGCCGCTATGCCGCACACGATCTTCCGCTCGATATGCTGGCCGACGCCAAGGTGTTGCATCTCTCGGGCGTGAGCCTCGCGATCGGAACCGCGGCCTGCGATGCGGCATTCGATGCGATGGCGCATGCGCGCAAACATGGCGTGCAGGTGTCGTTCGACACGAACCTGCGGCTCAAGCTTTGGCCGCTTGCACGCGCACGCGCGACGATGCTCGACGTCATCGGTCAGACCGACATCTGTCTGCCGAGCTGGGACGATGTCACGGCGCTGACGGGGCTCGCCAATCGCGATGCAATCGTCGACTTCCTGCTGGCACGTGGGCCGCGGATCGTCGCACTCAAGCTCGGCAGCGAAGGCGCCTATGTCGCCACGCCAAACCATCGGCAACGGGTGCCCGCGCATCCGGTCAGCGCAATCGACGCGACCGGCGCCGGCGACTGCTTCGGCGGAGCGTTCGTCGCGCGGCTCTGCGCCGGGGACGACCCGTTTTCCGCGGCGCGTTACGCGAATGTGGCCGCTGCGCTGTCCACGCTCGGCTTTGGAGCCGTTGCGCCGATCCCTACTCGTGCTGTTGTCGAGCGGATGCTCGGCGAGACATCGGCGGCCGGCATCGGCTCGCACGCGTGA
- a CDS encoding ABC transporter permease gives MLEMTSDRTQAANRSAQQRRRELIQKFAALGSLVVLVIAFSVASSAFFSVDNLMTVGLQVTSIAYLGVAATCVIITGGIDLSVGSVLALAGVCAALLAKTGVPIPVAMLGGILVGALCGFINGICVTRMGLPPFIATLGMMLVARGMALQITGARPVSDLGDAFGALGNGALFRISHIGADGFPDTTFPGIPYPVVIMVALFVVVSVLLSRTSLGRHIYAVGSNAEAARLSGVNVQGVKLFTYVLSGALAGVTGCVLMSRLVTGQPNEGVMYELDAIASSVIGGTSLMGGVGTISGTAIGAFVIGVLRNGLNMNGVSSFIQQIIIGVVILGTVWIDQLRNRKR, from the coding sequence ATGCTTGAAATGACATCGGATCGCACTCAGGCCGCCAATCGGTCCGCACAGCAGCGGCGGCGCGAACTCATCCAGAAATTCGCGGCATTGGGCAGCCTTGTCGTGCTCGTCATCGCCTTTTCGGTGGCGAGCTCCGCGTTCTTCTCGGTCGACAATCTGATGACGGTCGGCCTGCAGGTGACGTCGATCGCCTATCTGGGCGTGGCCGCGACCTGCGTCATCATCACGGGCGGCATCGATCTGTCGGTCGGCTCGGTACTGGCGCTCGCCGGCGTGTGCGCCGCGCTGCTCGCCAAGACCGGCGTGCCGATTCCAGTCGCGATGCTGGGCGGCATTCTGGTCGGCGCGCTTTGCGGTTTCATCAACGGTATCTGCGTGACGCGCATGGGCCTGCCGCCGTTTATCGCGACACTCGGCATGATGCTCGTCGCGCGCGGCATGGCGCTGCAGATCACGGGCGCACGCCCCGTGTCCGACCTTGGCGACGCGTTCGGCGCGCTCGGCAACGGCGCCCTGTTCCGCATCTCGCACATCGGCGCAGACGGTTTTCCGGACACGACGTTTCCGGGCATACCGTACCCGGTCGTCATCATGGTCGCGCTGTTCGTCGTCGTCTCCGTTCTGCTTTCGAGGACCTCGCTGGGCCGTCACATCTACGCGGTCGGTTCGAACGCCGAAGCGGCTCGGCTGTCCGGCGTCAATGTTCAGGGCGTGAAGCTCTTCACGTATGTGCTGTCCGGCGCGCTTGCCGGCGTAACCGGATGCGTGCTGATGTCGCGGCTCGTAACGGGGCAGCCGAACGAAGGCGTGATGTACGAGCTCGACGCGATCGCGAGTTCGGTGATCGGCGGAACCTCGTTGATGGGCGGCGTCGGCACGATTTCGGGCACGGCCATCGGCGCATTCGTGATCGGCGTGCTGCGCAACGGGCTCAACATGAACGGCGTTTCGAGCTTTATCCAGCAGATCATCATCGGTGTCGTGATTCTCGGCACCGTGTGGATCGATCAGCTTCGCAACCGCAAGCGGTAA
- a CDS encoding sugar ABC transporter ATP-binding protein: MSTPRSLPDFVGKPNSRTWEGEILRLEGIRKQFPGVIALDGINLDLQCGEVHAICGENGAGKSTLMKIISGQYRPDEGTIVYRGEPVNFRSTSDAQAAGIAIIHQELNLVPDLSIAENLYLAREPKRGPFVDRRKLNADAKACLARIGLTLAPTTKVGALSIAQQQMVEIAKALSLDAQVLIMDEPTSSLTESETVHLFRIIKELRAEGVAILYISHRLDEMAEIVDRVTVLRDGRYISTDPFAALTVNDVVARMVGRSLDDAYPQRQSVPTGEVLLSVKDLHRETVFGPLSFELRKGEILGFAGLMGAGRTEVARAIFGADPLDGGTVSLRGEPVTIRSPREAIRHGIAYLSEDRKKEGLALSMPVAANVTLANVRGISSRAGFLRFNEEARIAARYVQELAIRTPSVHQIARNLSGGNQQKVVIGKWLYRGSNILFFDEPTRGIDVGAKFAIYGLMDRLAADGVGVVLISSELPELLGMTDRIAVFHEGRIAKVLETKHTSQEEIMHYASGRTHA, encoded by the coding sequence ATGAGCACGCCGCGCAGCCTGCCCGACTTCGTCGGCAAGCCGAACAGCCGCACCTGGGAGGGAGAGATTCTGCGGCTCGAAGGCATTCGCAAGCAGTTTCCGGGCGTCATTGCGCTCGACGGCATCAACCTCGACCTGCAGTGCGGCGAAGTCCATGCGATCTGCGGCGAAAACGGCGCGGGCAAATCGACGCTGATGAAGATCATCAGCGGCCAGTACCGTCCCGACGAAGGAACCATCGTCTACCGCGGCGAGCCGGTGAATTTCCGGTCGACATCGGACGCCCAGGCGGCCGGCATTGCGATCATTCACCAGGAACTGAACCTCGTTCCCGATCTTTCCATTGCGGAAAACCTCTATCTCGCGCGCGAACCGAAGCGCGGCCCCTTCGTCGACCGGCGCAAGCTCAACGCCGACGCGAAAGCGTGTCTCGCGCGCATCGGGCTCACCCTCGCACCGACCACCAAAGTCGGCGCGCTCTCCATCGCCCAGCAGCAGATGGTGGAAATCGCGAAGGCCCTGTCGCTCGACGCACAGGTGCTGATCATGGACGAGCCGACTTCGTCGCTGACCGAGTCCGAAACCGTCCACCTCTTTCGCATCATCAAGGAACTGCGCGCCGAAGGCGTGGCGATCCTCTACATTTCGCACCGCCTCGACGAGATGGCGGAGATCGTCGACCGCGTAACGGTATTGCGCGACGGCCGCTATATCTCGACCGATCCGTTCGCGGCACTGACCGTGAACGACGTCGTTGCGCGCATGGTCGGCCGCTCGCTCGACGATGCCTATCCGCAGCGTCAGTCGGTGCCGACCGGCGAAGTGCTGCTCAGCGTCAAGGACCTGCACCGTGAAACCGTGTTCGGGCCGCTCTCGTTCGAACTGCGCAAGGGCGAGATTCTCGGCTTCGCCGGCCTGATGGGCGCGGGCCGCACCGAGGTCGCACGCGCGATTTTCGGCGCCGATCCGCTCGACGGCGGCACGGTTTCGCTGCGCGGCGAGCCCGTCACGATACGTTCGCCGCGCGAGGCGATTCGCCACGGCATTGCCTATCTTTCGGAAGATCGCAAGAAAGAAGGCCTCGCGCTCAGCATGCCGGTCGCCGCGAACGTCACGCTTGCCAATGTTCGCGGCATCTCGTCGCGTGCGGGCTTCCTGCGATTCAACGAGGAAGCGCGCATTGCTGCCCGCTACGTCCAGGAGCTTGCGATTCGCACGCCTTCGGTCCATCAGATCGCACGCAACCTTTCCGGCGGTAACCAGCAAAAAGTCGTGATCGGCAAGTGGCTCTATCGCGGATCGAACATTCTGTTCTTCGACGAACCGACGCGCGGTATCGACGTCGGCGCGAAATTCGCCATTTACGGCCTGATGGACCGGCTCGCGGCCGATGGCGTCGGCGTCGTGCTGATCAGCTCGGAACTGCCCGAATTGCTCGGCATGACAGACCGGATCGCGGTATTTCACGAAGGCCGCATCGCGAAGGTGCTCGAAACCAAACACACCAGCCAGGAGGAGATCATGCACTACGCTTCGGGGCGCACCCATGCTTGA
- a CDS encoding D-mannonate oxidoreductase, whose translation MSTPILQFGTSRFLLAHVALFVSEALERGDAIGGISVVQTTANEASRARIAALRHADHYPVQIRGREGGGVVDRVVECRAVRHAWSTDTDWAAIRRAAIEEVRVIVSNTSDAGYQLDERDCADLLANDALVPHSYPAKLLVLLHARWRERPQHGVSVYPCELVDRNGDTLRDIVLGMARQWSLPEPFIGYLQERCVWVNSLVDRIVSAPIDPVGAVAEPYALWAIERREGMELPCTHEQIVLTDELRRYAQLKLFFLNLGHTWLADQWLSESRAQQETVLEAMSTPRVRDALETVWHDEVLPVFDAMGLQSEAHAYIDSVRERFLNPFLAHRISDIAANHREKIRRRIQPLVELAGSLSLPVAQPRLRALLAAHALPLSGTEGAAS comes from the coding sequence ATGAGCACACCGATACTTCAGTTCGGCACGAGCCGCTTCCTTCTGGCGCACGTCGCGCTGTTTGTTTCCGAGGCGCTGGAACGCGGCGATGCGATCGGCGGCATCAGCGTCGTGCAGACGACCGCGAACGAGGCGAGCCGCGCGCGCATCGCCGCGCTGCGCCACGCCGATCACTACCCTGTGCAGATACGGGGTCGCGAAGGCGGCGGCGTGGTGGACCGGGTGGTCGAATGCCGCGCGGTCCGCCATGCGTGGTCAACCGATACGGACTGGGCCGCGATCCGTCGCGCGGCGATCGAGGAAGTGCGCGTCATCGTCTCGAACACCAGCGATGCCGGTTACCAACTCGACGAACGCGATTGCGCCGATCTGCTTGCGAACGACGCGCTCGTGCCGCACAGCTATCCGGCGAAGCTGCTCGTATTGCTGCATGCACGCTGGCGCGAGCGCCCGCAGCACGGCGTATCGGTCTATCCGTGCGAACTCGTCGACAGAAACGGCGATACCTTGCGCGATATCGTGCTTGGCATGGCGCGGCAATGGTCGCTGCCCGAGCCTTTTATCGGCTATTTGCAGGAACGGTGCGTCTGGGTGAATTCGCTCGTCGACCGTATCGTGTCCGCGCCGATCGATCCGGTGGGCGCGGTCGCGGAACCGTATGCGCTGTGGGCGATCGAGCGGCGTGAAGGCATGGAACTTCCGTGCACACACGAGCAGATCGTGCTCACCGATGAACTGCGCCGGTATGCGCAGCTCAAGCTGTTCTTTCTCAATCTCGGTCATACGTGGCTGGCCGATCAGTGGCTCAGCGAAAGCCGCGCGCAGCAGGAAACCGTGCTGGAGGCGATGAGCACGCCGCGCGTGCGCGACGCACTCGAAACGGTATGGCACGACGAGGTGCTGCCCGTGTTCGACGCGATGGGTTTGCAGAGCGAGGCGCATGCGTACATCGACAGCGTGCGCGAGCGATTCCTCAATCCGTTTCTCGCTCACCGCATTTCGGATATTGCCGCCAATCATCGCGAGAAGATCAGGCGCCGGATACAGCCGCTCGTCGAGCTGGCCGGTTCGCTGTCGTTGCCGGTCGCACAACCGCGCTTGCGCGCATTGCTGGCCGCGCACGCGCTGCCTTTGTCCGGCACGGAAGGAGCAGCGTCGTGA
- a CDS encoding UxaA family hydrolase gives MKDQHLIVLHDDDNVAVALRALEADEIVDVHGQRLQVLSPIPAGHKLALRDIAQGAQITKYRQTIGVALRDIPAGAHVHVDNVGMPSQHDSAAHANATGTRAAPADRADTFLGYVRADGQAGTRNYIGVIASVNCSATVCHAIADAFRGDALEAFENVDGVVAITHQSGCGMSSSGDGMALLRRTLTGYARNPNFAGVLFVGLGCEVNQIEGLVELLDTSSSRPVRTLVIQDEGGTREAVARGVAIVREELDAANRATRTAVPASQLKLGLQCGGSDGYSGITANPALGVAVDLLVRSGGTAILSETPEVYGAEHLLTARAASAEVAQRLMDKLHWWEGYTEQNGGEMNNNPSPGNKAGGITTILEKSLGAVSKAGSSALKAVYDYAEPVREDGLVFMDTPGYDPVSATGQIAGGANLVCFTTGRGSVFGSKPVPTIKIATTTALFERMRSDMDFNSGVIVDGSSSVEEAGARLYELILEVASGRKSCSEENGLGDREFVPWLRGAVM, from the coding sequence GTGAAAGATCAGCACCTCATCGTTCTTCACGATGACGACAACGTTGCCGTCGCATTGCGGGCGCTCGAAGCCGACGAGATCGTGGACGTGCATGGACAGCGCCTGCAGGTTCTGTCGCCGATACCGGCCGGACACAAGCTGGCCTTGCGCGACATCGCGCAAGGCGCTCAGATCACGAAATACCGTCAGACGATCGGCGTTGCGCTGCGCGACATTCCCGCCGGCGCGCATGTTCATGTCGACAACGTCGGCATGCCGTCGCAACACGACAGCGCGGCGCACGCGAATGCGACCGGTACGCGTGCCGCGCCGGCCGATCGCGCCGATACGTTCCTTGGATACGTGCGCGCGGATGGCCAGGCAGGCACGCGCAACTATATCGGCGTGATCGCCAGCGTGAACTGTTCCGCCACCGTTTGCCACGCAATCGCCGATGCATTCCGCGGCGACGCACTCGAGGCATTCGAAAACGTCGACGGCGTGGTTGCGATCACGCATCAGAGCGGATGCGGAATGTCCTCGTCCGGCGACGGCATGGCTTTGTTGCGCCGCACGCTGACCGGTTACGCGCGCAATCCGAACTTCGCCGGCGTGCTGTTCGTCGGACTCGGCTGCGAAGTGAACCAGATCGAGGGACTCGTCGAATTGCTCGACACGTCTTCGTCGCGGCCGGTGCGCACGCTCGTTATCCAGGACGAGGGCGGCACGCGTGAAGCCGTGGCGCGCGGCGTCGCCATCGTTCGGGAGGAACTCGACGCGGCGAATCGCGCGACGCGCACGGCCGTGCCCGCTTCGCAGCTGAAGCTCGGGCTGCAATGCGGCGGCTCCGACGGATACTCTGGCATTACCGCGAATCCGGCACTCGGCGTGGCGGTCGATCTGCTCGTCCGCAGCGGCGGCACCGCGATATTGTCGGAAACACCGGAGGTTTACGGCGCCGAACATCTGTTGACCGCGCGCGCCGCGTCGGCGGAAGTCGCGCAGCGCCTGATGGACAAACTGCACTGGTGGGAAGGGTATACGGAGCAGAACGGCGGCGAGATGAACAACAATCCGTCTCCGGGAAACAAGGCCGGCGGCATCACGACCATTCTCGAGAAATCGCTCGGTGCGGTGTCGAAGGCGGGCAGTTCGGCGCTCAAGGCCGTCTACGATTACGCGGAGCCGGTACGTGAAGACGGCCTCGTGTTCATGGACACGCCTGGCTACGATCCGGTCTCGGCGACCGGTCAGATCGCGGGCGGCGCGAACCTCGTCTGCTTCACGACCGGACGCGGTTCGGTCTTCGGCTCGAAACCCGTGCCGACGATCAAGATCGCGACGACAACCGCCCTGTTCGAGCGGATGCGGTCCGACATGGATTTCAACAGCGGCGTGATTGTCGATGGCTCGTCAAGCGTCGAGGAAGCGGGCGCGCGTCTGTACGAACTGATACTCGAGGTCGCGTCGGGCCGCAAAAGCTGCAGCGAGGAAAACGGCCTCGGCGACCGCGAATTCGTGCCGTGGTTGCGCGGCGCGGTCATGTGA
- a CDS encoding zinc-binding alcohol dehydrogenase family protein, producing the protein MLSVICESPGVLRAQQSDVPERKTGEVLLRVSRVGICGTDLHIFTGNQPYLQYPRVMGHELSGVVVEADGDSGLAAGDGVYVMPYLSCGTCVACRQGKTNCCVNIKVLGVHRDGAMTEYLSVPAQFVHKAEGVSLDQAAMLEFLAIGAHAVRRANVQAGQRVLVVGAGPIGMAAMIFAKLRGGSVVCLDTRADRLAFCSSQLHVDAAVPVGPDDTAQLSSLTNGEFFDVVFDATGNIDAMNRGFGFVAHGGTYTLISIVPGQVTFSDPEFHKRETTLLASRNATAADFETVLEAMRSGQIPDQALNTHRMRLADVPDAFPRLLEPGQTVVKALVEC; encoded by the coding sequence ATGCTTAGCGTAATTTGCGAATCTCCCGGCGTGCTTCGCGCGCAACAATCCGACGTGCCCGAGCGCAAGACTGGAGAGGTCTTGTTGCGCGTGAGCCGCGTCGGCATCTGCGGCACCGATCTGCACATCTTCACCGGCAACCAGCCGTACCTTCAATATCCGCGCGTGATGGGCCACGAGCTGTCCGGCGTCGTCGTCGAAGCCGATGGCGATTCGGGACTGGCCGCCGGCGACGGCGTGTATGTCATGCCGTATCTATCGTGCGGAACCTGCGTTGCGTGCCGCCAGGGCAAGACCAACTGTTGCGTGAACATCAAGGTGCTCGGCGTGCACCGCGACGGCGCGATGACCGAGTATCTGAGCGTGCCGGCCCAGTTCGTCCACAAGGCCGAAGGCGTGTCGCTCGACCAGGCGGCCATGCTCGAATTCCTCGCGATCGGCGCGCACGCGGTTCGGCGCGCGAACGTGCAGGCGGGGCAACGCGTGCTCGTCGTCGGCGCCGGTCCGATCGGCATGGCGGCCATGATCTTCGCGAAGCTGCGCGGCGGCAGCGTCGTGTGTCTCGACACGCGCGCCGACCGGCTCGCGTTCTGCAGTTCGCAACTGCACGTCGACGCCGCGGTGCCGGTCGGCCCCGACGATACGGCGCAACTCTCGTCGCTGACGAACGGCGAATTTTTCGATGTCGTGTTCGACGCGACCGGCAACATCGATGCGATGAACCGCGGTTTCGGCTTTGTCGCGCATGGCGGCACCTATACGCTGATTTCGATCGTGCCCGGCCAGGTCACGTTTTCGGACCCCGAGTTCCATAAGCGGGAGACGACCTTGCTCGCGAGCCGCAACGCGACAGCCGCCGATTTCGAAACGGTGCTCGAGGCGATGCGCAGCGGCCAGATTCCGGACCAGGCGCTCAATACGCATCGCATGCGCCTTGCCGACGTGCCGGACGCGTTTCCGCGCCTGCTGGAGCCGGGGCAGACGGTCGTGAAAGCGCTGGTCGAATGCTGA
- a CDS encoding FadR/GntR family transcriptional regulator — protein sequence MKSQEPKRLYQSVAAEILTLIREGEFPAGERLPAERELALRLGVSRPSLREALIALEIGGRVEIRMGSGVYVRDTGADDENAVGALGESPSELMQARAAIEGSVAALAAAHMTAAMIDRLKRSVDRMRRLAAAGKTPVDADRQFHMLIAEAAGNSVLARFVGELFDSRHDPIAAAMRGHTESVETWSDAVREHQDILRALQAGDPIAAQTAMRAHLMASEERWVGGVLKRDTD from the coding sequence ATGAAATCACAAGAGCCCAAGCGGCTTTACCAATCCGTCGCTGCAGAGATTCTTACGCTGATCCGCGAGGGCGAATTTCCCGCTGGCGAGCGTTTGCCGGCCGAGCGCGAACTCGCGCTCAGACTCGGCGTCTCCCGTCCTTCGTTGCGCGAAGCATTGATTGCGCTCGAGATTGGCGGTCGCGTCGAAATCCGCATGGGTTCGGGTGTCTACGTGCGCGATACGGGCGCCGACGATGAAAACGCGGTGGGCGCGTTGGGCGAGAGCCCATCGGAACTGATGCAGGCGCGCGCGGCCATCGAGGGCAGTGTCGCGGCGCTTGCCGCTGCGCATATGACGGCCGCCATGATCGACCGGTTGAAACGAAGCGTCGATCGGATGCGCCGGCTCGCCGCGGCCGGCAAGACACCGGTGGACGCCGACCGGCAGTTCCATATGCTGATCGCGGAGGCAGCCGGCAATTCGGTGCTGGCGCGCTTTGTCGGCGAATTGTTCGATAGCCGCCACGATCCGATTGCGGCGGCGATGCGCGGTCATACGGAGAGTGTCGAGACGTGGTCCGATGCCGTCAGGGAGCATCAGGATATCTTGCGGGCATTGCAGGCGGGCGACCCGATCGCGGCGCAGACCGCGATGCGCGCGCATCTGATGGCATCGGAAGAGCGTTGGGTCGGCGGCGTGCTCAAGCGCGATACCGATTGA
- a CDS encoding aldo/keto reductase, which translates to MKASATRTLPRSGLSMTALGLGCSQFGGLYRPMAAAEAAALADAAWSAGLRYFDTAPYYGYTLSERRVGQALGARERSAYTLSTKVGRLMRPDASVKPGDDNWAEPLPFRPVYDYSYDGIMRSYEDSRQRLGLARIDVLYVHDIGRMTHGEQHAHYWTQLTDGGGFRALLALRSSGEIGGIGLGVNEWEVAADALNEVELDAILLAGRYTLLEQTALEPLLDVCVRRETAIVVGGVFNSGVLAGNGKFNYADAPAEVVDRVSQLSALCARFEVPLPAAALQFPFAHPAVVSCVVGARSVSQLQQNIAWLEQTIPADFWTALRAAHLIDAQVPLPDGRA; encoded by the coding sequence ATGAAGGCAAGCGCAACCCGCACCCTGCCGCGCAGCGGCCTGTCGATGACCGCGCTCGGCCTCGGCTGTTCCCAGTTCGGCGGACTCTACCGGCCGATGGCAGCCGCCGAAGCCGCCGCGCTTGCCGATGCGGCCTGGTCCGCCGGGCTGCGTTACTTCGACACGGCGCCGTACTACGGCTACACGCTTTCCGAGCGGCGCGTCGGCCAGGCGCTCGGCGCACGCGAGCGCAGCGCCTACACGCTGAGCACGAAGGTCGGCCGGCTCATGCGCCCCGACGCAAGCGTCAAACCGGGCGACGACAACTGGGCCGAGCCGCTACCGTTCCGTCCGGTGTACGACTACAGCTACGACGGCATCATGCGTTCGTATGAAGACAGCCGGCAGCGTCTCGGGCTCGCGCGAATCGACGTGCTCTACGTGCACGACATCGGCCGCATGACGCACGGCGAACAGCATGCGCACTACTGGACGCAACTGACCGACGGCGGCGGCTTTCGCGCGCTGCTCGCGCTGCGTTCCAGCGGCGAGATCGGCGGCATCGGCTTGGGCGTCAACGAGTGGGAAGTCGCTGCCGATGCGTTGAACGAAGTCGAACTCGACGCGATTCTGCTTGCGGGCCGCTACACGCTGCTGGAGCAGACCGCGCTGGAACCGTTGCTCGATGTCTGCGTGCGCCGCGAAACCGCGATCGTGGTCGGCGGCGTATTCAACTCGGGCGTGCTGGCCGGCAACGGCAAATTCAACTACGCGGATGCGCCTGCCGAAGTGGTCGACAGGGTGAGCCAACTGTCGGCCTTGTGCGCGCGCTTCGAGGTGCCGCTGCCGGCCGCCGCGCTGCAGTTTCCGTTCGCGCATCCGGCGGTCGTGTCGTGCGTCGTCGGTGCGCGCAGTGTGTCGCAGCTTCAGCAGAACATTGCGTGGCTCGAGCAGACGATACCCGCGGACTTCTGGACCGCGCTGCGTGCCGCACACCTGATAGACGCCCAGGTGCCGCTGCCGGACGGGCGGGCATGA